Proteins encoded within one genomic window of Acidithiobacillus sp. AMEEHan:
- a CDS encoding transcriptional regulator has translation MAESVEINKIIHQPVRLKIMAALRPLASNGSHSSLDFSRLKAITGATDGNLGAQIEVLEKAGYISVVKEFHKRRPKTLLSLTASGIDEFDDYKKSLIRIIS, from the coding sequence ATGGCTGAAAGCGTGGAAATAAACAAGATCATCCACCAGCCAGTGCGGTTGAAAATCATGGCTGCGCTTAGGCCACTAGCCAGCAATGGCAGCCATTCATCCTTGGATTTTTCCCGGTTAAAGGCGATCACTGGGGCTACGGATGGAAATCTTGGGGCGCAAATAGAAGTATTGGAGAAAGCCGGGTATATCTCCGTAGTAAAAGAATTTCACAAGAGGAGGCCAAAAACGTTGCTCAGTTTAACGGCGTCTGGTATTGATGAATTCGATGATTACAAGAAATCATTGATCAGAATAATTTCTTGA
- the bioD gene encoding dethiobiotin synthase encodes MIAGYFITGTDTEVGKTRVTAALARAFAKRGLTVAALKPYASGQDADATWTDIEQLRIASHPQLARNECNLYRFAPPIAPHWAAKLAGQEMDRARMTAFVQARAQRVERILVEGAGGLLVPLGAGWDTLDWVEELGLPLILVVGLRLGAINHARLSEAVILQRGAPYAGWIANHCQEQVAAGTLETLQQWMRGSFLGHLPFQATELDGVTLP; translated from the coding sequence ATGATAGCGGGATATTTCATCACCGGTACCGATACGGAAGTCGGCAAGACTCGCGTCACGGCAGCTCTTGCCCGCGCCTTTGCCAAGCGCGGCCTGACGGTGGCGGCGCTCAAGCCGTACGCCTCGGGTCAGGACGCCGATGCTACTTGGACCGACATCGAGCAATTGCGCATCGCTAGCCATCCGCAACTGGCGCGCAACGAGTGCAATCTCTACCGTTTTGCGCCGCCCATCGCACCGCATTGGGCCGCCAAGCTCGCGGGGCAGGAGATGGATCGTGCGCGGATGACGGCTTTCGTGCAGGCGCGTGCGCAGCGTGTCGAGCGCATCTTGGTAGAAGGGGCGGGGGGGCTGCTCGTGCCTTTGGGAGCCGGCTGGGACACCCTTGACTGGGTCGAGGAACTGGGATTGCCGTTGATCCTGGTGGTGGGCTTGCGCCTCGGAGCCATCAACCATGCCCGCCTCAGCGAGGCCGTCATACTGCAGCGCGGGGCACCGTATGCGGGATGGATCGCAAATCATTGTCAGGAGCAAGTGGCCGCCGGCACCTTGGAAACCTTGCAGCAATGGATGCGCGGTAGCTTCCTTGGCCACTTGCCCTTTCAAGCCACGGAGCTTGATGGTGTCACGCTTCCGTAA
- a CDS encoding isoprenylcysteine carboxylmethyltransferase family protein — MDRANLVVCLSVIFIETFIGIRFRSYDPDKTHSKAYFDRYYFWILGADIYVSFGIGIFLNRLFELPDIKYIAWKIIGILFVLFGYAIRLYSIHIMGKNFSIMLRVEDGQRLVTGGPYRYVRHPSYTGGLLALSGIGILSGYWTVFVLLFLSVLSLQLLRIKNEESILTKSLPGYLEYQALVTKKIIPGIL, encoded by the coding sequence ATGGATCGAGCAAACCTGGTAGTCTGTTTATCAGTTATTTTCATAGAAACTTTTATTGGCATTCGTTTCCGAAGTTACGATCCAGATAAAACCCATTCTAAAGCATATTTTGATCGCTACTATTTTTGGATTCTTGGCGCGGACATCTATGTTAGCTTTGGTATCGGAATCTTTCTTAATCGATTATTTGAACTTCCCGATATAAAATACATTGCATGGAAGATTATTGGAATATTGTTTGTTTTGTTTGGATACGCGATTAGATTGTATTCCATCCATATCATGGGCAAAAACTTTTCGATAATGCTGCGTGTGGAGGATGGTCAACGCCTGGTCACGGGAGGTCCATATCGTTACGTCCGTCATCCTTCCTACACTGGCGGCCTTCTCGCTTTATCAGGGATTGGGATTCTCTCCGGTTATTGGACGGTATTTGTCCTGCTTTTTCTTTCCGTATTATCTTTGCAGCTCTTAAGAATCAAAAACGAAGAATCCATATTGACGAAAAGCCTTCCTGGCTACCTTGAATACCAAGCGCTTGTAACGAAGAAAATTATCCCCGGAATTCTTTGA
- a CDS encoding M48 family metalloprotease, whose protein sequence is MVWIRALLWLLLSAFLLTVEMVLLISLALLPFSSNGLAYSLHTLLPWLPLLVFGLSLFAALFFGLLTPLVVQRGLDLQQLGAMPRERFASTVAHELAQRLGMPTPQLYRFAAEAPNAFVLGLGQQRAWLVLSSGLLQSASDAELRAAIAHEMAHVYFGDMLGMQLLLGTSIVSAFTLAQILATLFHAQQPFRSLLLVLLQALIFLFALLPIAWLSRRREYAADRFAAEQYGAAGMISLLRRRASSITQDDCCGPLAALATFGESRGILAGHPTLEQRISALQRQDLMR, encoded by the coding sequence ATGGTGTGGATCAGGGCGTTGCTGTGGTTGTTGCTAAGCGCTTTTCTGCTAACGGTGGAGATGGTGCTGCTGATCTCGCTGGCGCTGCTGCCGTTCTCCAGCAATGGCCTTGCGTATTCGCTGCACACTCTGCTCCCATGGCTGCCGCTCCTGGTTTTTGGATTGAGCCTATTCGCTGCCCTGTTTTTTGGCCTGCTTACGCCTTTGGTGGTCCAGCGCGGGCTGGACTTGCAGCAGCTGGGCGCAATGCCGCGAGAGCGCTTCGCCAGTACCGTTGCCCATGAGCTTGCACAACGCTTGGGAATGCCGACGCCGCAGCTCTACCGCTTTGCCGCCGAGGCTCCCAATGCCTTCGTTCTCGGCTTGGGTCAGCAGCGAGCTTGGCTGGTTTTGTCTTCCGGCCTGTTGCAATCGGCCTCGGATGCGGAATTGCGTGCCGCCATCGCGCATGAAATGGCGCATGTGTATTTCGGAGATATGCTGGGCATGCAGCTTTTGCTGGGCACCAGTATCGTTTCTGCCTTCACCCTTGCGCAGATTTTGGCAACGCTTTTTCACGCCCAACAGCCCTTCCGCTCGCTGCTATTGGTGTTGTTGCAGGCACTGATCTTTCTGTTTGCGCTGCTTCCCATCGCCTGGCTTTCACGGCGCCGGGAATATGCAGCCGATCGTTTCGCCGCCGAGCAATATGGCGCTGCAGGAATGATCTCTTTGCTGCGCCGGCGGGCTTCCAGCATTACTCAGGATGATTGCTGCGGGCCCCTGGCAGCCCTGGCCACCTTCGGCGAGAGTCGAGGAATTCTGGCCGGACATCCGACCCTCGAACAACGTATCTCCGCGCTGCAACGCCAAGACCTGATGCGCTGA